From the Spodoptera frugiperda isolate SF20-4 chromosome 16, AGI-APGP_CSIRO_Sfru_2.0, whole genome shotgun sequence genome, one window contains:
- the LOC118280607 gene encoding uncharacterized protein LOC118280607 isoform X2: protein MDCEGILKAGSESQDSDEPAPPGISKADFNKSDIGIPTSSTPKPSTSTIGFKLVPSQKGVENAKKRLRAFSIQKKSPMAPVPVPKAISGGNTTVFIGKLSHVKTTPKVEKPDDAEQKKPPKPPKPGQARKTMQDSYTELQKRTLHEIEDMKRKMELVDLGIPLGLICPSATNDKAMPTKAMPPIKTFLARGSGARAAPQSTTRRLLCNSNCITEHCLFNYPSKLDEIIREAKKAKAEGREFKFDYQKILPDYDNPFQRKKDEIEKVRKISEDRDRDRDIRKKLDKERDKSRRKSDKYDKDSRRHSSHRRDDKDKRKDDKDKYRDRDRDRDKSREKTEEKREDKKDERKEDRKDEKKEKEQTPVAKKKSDKPSEKDPKETDVNLSEYLVCDSWSLDNEDRPNFSPKTDDKLKNIPIPKEVKPKETTEAKKDTTDSPKTTPAKKIEKLQPVIDSFKFEIDPNDDELLDMFDESSDIEKFATKTRKKDDSSMFDSPIDMKIFDFDQSKGSDVLTDDTFLESVINEIKQENMSDEDSQDKGLVEYDSPSKESQSPRVERISITPELDERMFVNLQSSRSDYSDGYRSTESGYKSTESGYKSSASSKGDSYRASVEKELVGNFNKFTVDSLETWSFVLKICQPLLFRHDNTKCFRYTRTMPKIWYSEKAKICPCVKDREIVYNELETCKMNLVDRVYGCDQIPEVELPKSRTWYPRFANCLSESNALTPIVPASDWEADDSQNETPLVKDKRRSSTPQRSEEVYLDREYQRFMEAVWPDVAESKAGTPRSTTPVRQENRKKKVEDKEGEAEDKKKAKKMKLSSEGWSQESDIEEEVEKSKKIKDKKIRKRKHSSSLSESDEAGKKKKKSMKKKQKDSSKAKTKLAKRRRLSKKYLKKLKEKQKKKKKNESEDEDEEKENKKKEKKLKRKKLQKKKKAQKKKKAKAKSSSSSSSSTTSSSSSDTDSEAEKRKKKKKNAELKKKKRKQSSSESTQSEELFDVNILNNIKTERLTDDEKKQSLVFSPRRQKPREIINVKELQNDFVGNNIHIKKEVEETRQEVVKMADIELEEKEFATESDSVIEPVVPEVTEVHEIKEEISFQEIPLPAPKQTEKQHTDHIADTHTDTTIQTHKDVIEPSTPTPTDLYDPTKPDTSPSPPDKESQESQEPLQPHVDQPLLEESNLSQSSQESTTSKDIPYEKDDSHLRPSSQNSNYSFNDVINASQHYQKDEEDKFQEYEQGNYEMYEQLAMAYQSDVAKQSTPSTGEDPFFASQRIETVVRARSRGEIKCDWRAGDEPSTPVPNNNQRPSRWGLKPGQVNIVLTGGDDYPPRNEEPVYQIQTIANRSENNSSGSYDEAYEDMYGASDRLQYGDCFNTDIEPQPAEESNEPIKHKSSLDDRIDQALRTTVLGEVAKEAEEDGDKDGPEKGILVTKAENRGAKRVSFADGYKPGQDSDVEEPPVRKKKKPRRFGCAWPCPATHIDHVPLWDALPPPPPPPGSPPPNIRLAMQMMIQAPMLQQQNMMQPPMMQQTPNMMQQPPNMLQQPPNMLQQPPNMLQQPPQLLQQPPNMLQQPPQMLQQPPQLLQQPPQMLQQPGVKPMMSAPFPMPSKLDPSVSLPNFLPPEPPPSLLTFPITSIKTNIN from the exons ATGGATTGCGAAGGGATATTAAAGGCTGGATCGGAGTCCCAGGACTCTGATGAGCCGGCACCGCCAGGTATTTCCAAGGCCGACTTTAATAAG TCTGACATTGGAATACCAACATCCTCAACTCCGAAACCAAGTACGAGTACCATCGGCTTCAAGCTTGTCCCGTCGCAGAAAGGAGTAGAGAATGCCAAGAAGAGATTGAGAGCATTCTCCATACAGAAGAAGAGTCCTATGGCACCTGTTCCTGTACCCAAAGCCATTAGCGGTGGAA ATACAACAGTGTTCATCGGTAAACTAAGTCATGTGAAGACTACTCCGAAGGTGGAGAAGCCTGATGATGCAGAACAGAAGAAGCCGCCAAAGCCTCCGAAACCTGGACAGGCTAGGAAAACTATGCAAG ATTCCTACACAGAACTCCAAAAGCGTACATTACATGAGATAGAAGATATGAAGCGTAAAATGGAACTCGTAGACTTGGGTATTCCTCTGGGTCTGATCTGCCCTAGTGCTACCAACGATAAGGCTATGCCTACCAAAGCTATGCCGCCTATCAAGACATTTTTGg CACGCGGTAGCGGCGCACGCGCAGCTCCCCAGTCGACGACGCGACGGTTGTTATGCAACAGTAACTGCATTACAGAACACTGCTTGTTTAact ATCCGTCTAAATTAGATGAAATTATTAGAGAAGCTAAAAAAGCCAAAGCTGAAGGCAGAGAGTTCAAATTTGATTACCAAAAGATATTACCAGATTACGACAACCCTTTCCAACGTAAAAAAGatgaaattgaaaaagttaGAAAGATAAGTGAAGATAgggatagagatagagatataAGGAAAAAGTTAGATAAGGAAAGAGATAAGAGTAGGAGAAAGAGTGATAAGTATGATAAAGATTCTAGAAGACATTCAAGTCATAGAAGAGATGATAAAGATAAGAGAAAAGATGACAAAGATAAATATAGAGATAgggatagagatagagataaaTCAAGAGAAAAAACTGAAGAAAAGAGAGAGGACAAGAAAGATGAAAGGAAAGAAGATAGGAAAGATGAGAAAAAAGAGAAAGAACAAACTCCAGTAGCTAAGAAGAAATCAGACAAACCTTCTGAAAAAGACCCAAAAGAAACTGATGTGAATCTGAGTGAATATCTGGTTTGTGATAGTTGGTCCTTAGACAACGAAGACAGGCCAAATTTCAGTCCAAAAACAGATGACAAACTCAAAAACATACCAATACCGAAAGAAGTAAAACCTAAAGAAACAACAGAAGCTAAAAAAGATACAACAGACAGTCCAAAAACGACTCCAGCTAAAAAAATCGAGAAGCTACAACCAGTAATCGATTCGTTTAAATTCGAAATCGATCCAAACGATGACGAGTTACTCGATATGTTCGATGAGAGTTCGGATATCGAGAAATTCGCAACAAAAACTCGTAAGAAGGATGATAGTAGTATGTTTGATTCTCCGATAGACATGAAGATATTTGATTTCGATCAGAGTAAAGGATCTGACGTGTTAACAGATGATACGTTTTTAGAATCAGTCATAAATGAGATTAAACAAGAGAATATGAGTGACGAAGACAGTCAGGACAAAGGTTTAGTAGAGTATGACTCTCCTTCGAAAGAGAGTCAGAGTCCTAGAGTAGAGAGAATCTCTATAACTCCAGAATTAGATGAGAGGATGTTTGTGAATCTCCAGTCTAGTAGGAGTGATTATTCCGACGGGTATCGGTCTACTGAAAGTGGGTATAAGTCTACTGAGTCTGGGTATAAGTCCAGTGCCAGTAGCAAAGGGGATAGCTACCGGGCGTCCGTTGAAAAAGAGTTAGTGGGCAACTTCAATAAGTTCACCGTTGATTCGCTGGAGACTTGGAGTTTTGTGCTGAAGATCTGTCAGCCGTTGCTGTTCAGACATGATAATACTAAGTGTTTTAG gTACACACGCACTATGCCCAAAATCTGGTATTCAGAGAAGGCCAAAATATGTCCGTGCGTGAAGGACCGTGAGATTGTCTACAACGAACTTGAGACGTGTAAGATGAATCTGGTCGACCGAGTCTATGGATGTGACca GATACCAGAAGTGGAGCTCCCCAAATCGAGGACTTGGTACCCACGTTTCGCGAACTGTCTCTCCGAATCCAATGCCCTCACTCCCATAGTCCCGGCGAGCGACTGGGAGGCAGACGACAGTCAGAACGAAACTCCTCTTGTCAAG GACAAGAGGAGGTCAAGCACTCCTCAACGAAGCGAGGAGGTATACCTGGATAGAGAGTATCAGAG GTTCATGGAAGCCGTATGGCCAGATGTAGCAGAGTCCAAAGCTGGTACTCCCAGAAGTACGACGCCAGTCAGACAGGAGAACAGAAAGAAGAAAGTGGAAGATAAAGAAGGCGAGGCAGAAGACAAGAAGAAAGCTAAGAAGATGAAGTTGAGTAGTGAAGGGTGGAGTCAGGAGTCGGATATTGAAGAGGAGGTGGAGAAAAG CAAAAAGATTAAAGATAAGAAAATACGCAAGAGGAAGCACTCGTCTTCACTGTCTGAGAGCGATGAGGCTGgcaagaagaaaaagaagtcTATGAAGAAGAAACAGAag GATAGCtcaaaagcaaaaacaaaattagcGAAACGTCGACGGCTaagtaagaaatatttaaagaagttgaaggaaaaacagaagaaaaagaagaagaatgaGTCAGAAGATGAGGACGAAGAAAAAG aaaacaaaaagaaagagAAGAAATTGAAAAGGAAGAAActacaaaagaaaaagaaagctCAAAAGAAGAAAAAGGCGAAAGCTAAGTCTTCTAGCAGTTCGTCATCCTCTACAACATCCAGTAGCTCTTCAGACACCGACTCCGAAGCAGAGAagagaaagaagaaaaagaaaaatgcagAACTAAAAAAGAAGAAACGGAAACAGTCTTCTTCTGAGTCCACTCAAAGCGAAGAGTTATTCGACGTCAATATACTGAATAATATCAAAACGGAACGATTGACGGACGATGAGAAAAAACAATCGTTAGTCTTCTCCCCAAGAAGACAGAAACCGAGAGAGATAATCAACGTGAAAGAATTACAAAATGATTTTGTAGgtaacaatatacatattaaaaaagaagTAGAAGAGACTAGACAAGAGGTAGTTAAAATGGCGGACATAGAGTTGGAAGAGAAGGAGTTTGCGACGGAATCTGACTCGGTAATCGAACCCGTTGTACCTGAGGTCACTGAAGTACATGAGATTAAAGAGGAGATCTCTTTCCAG GAGATCCCGTTGCCCGCGCCAAAACAAACAGAGAAACAGCATACAGATCACATTGCCGACACACACACGGATACGACGATACAGACACataaa GACGTAATCGAACCTAGTACCCCGACTCCGACAGACTTATACGACCCTACTAAACCCGACACATCACCGTCACCGCCAGATAAA GAATCCCAAGAAAGCCAAGAACCGCTACAACCTCACGTGGACCAACCACTACTCGAAGAGTCCAACCTATCCCAATCCTCACAAGAGTCCACGACCAGCAAAGACATTCCTTACGAAAAGGACGACAGCCACCTTCGACCCTCATCACAGAACTCCAATTATAGCTTCAATGACGTCATCAACGCCAGTCAGCATTACCAGAAAGATGAGGAAGACAAATTCCAGGAGTATGAGCAAGGGAACTATGAGATGTATGAACAGCTCGCTATGGCTTACCAAAGTGATGTCGCTAAACAG TCGACACCATCAACCGGTGAGGATCCATTCTTCGCATCCCAGCGTATTGAGACAGTGGTACGGGCGCGGTCGCGAGGGGAGATCAAGTGCGACTGGCGCGCGGGAGACGAACCCAGTACCCCTGTACCTAATAACAACCAACGACCTTCTAGATGGG GTCTAAAACCAGGGCAGGTGAACATAGTGCTGACGGGTGGGGATGACTACCCGCCGCGCAATGAGGAGCCGGTCTACCAGATACAGACCATTGCTAACAGGAGCGAGAACAACAGCTCGGG TAGCTACGATGAAGCATACGAAGACATGTACGGTGCGTCCGACAGGTTGCAGTACGGAGATTGTTTCAACACGGACATCGAACCCCAACCCGCCGAGGAGAGCAACGAGCCTATTAAACACAAGAGCAGCCTGGATGACAGGATAGATCAAGCTTTGAGAACTACAG TGCTCGGTGAAGTGGCCAAGGAGGCTGAGGAGGACGGAGACAAGGACGGCCCGGAGAAAGGAATCCTAGTCAC TAAAGCGGAAAACCGTGGAGCTAAGCGAGTGAGCTTCGCGGACGGCTACAAGCCCGGCCAGGACTCGGACGTCGAAGAACCGCCTGTTAGGAAG aaGAAGAAGCCACGTCGCTTCGGCTGCGCATGGCCGTGTCCCGCGACTCACATCGACCACGTCCCACTGTGGGACGCCCTGCCCCCACCACCGCCACCACCCGGGTCGCCACCCCCCAACATACGACTAGCCATGCAGATGATGATACAAGCACCCATGCTACAGCAACAGAACATGATGCAACCTCCCATGATGCAACAAACACCAAACATGATGCAACAACCGCCTAACATGTTGCAGCAACCGCCGAACATGTTACAGCAACCTCCGAACATGTTGCAGCAACCGCCTCAGTTGTTGCAACAGCCTCCAAATATGTTGCAACAGCCGCCGCAAATGTTACAGCAGCCTCCGCAACTGTTGCAGCAACCTCCACAGATGTTGCAGCAACCGGGCGTCAAGCCTATGATGTCGGCACCATTCCCTATGCCTTCGAAATTAG ACCCCAGCGTATCGTTACCAA
- the LOC118280607 gene encoding uncharacterized protein LOC118280607 isoform X6, with the protein MDCEGILKAGSESQDSDEPAPPGISKADFNKSDIGIPTSSTPKPSTSTIGFKLVPSQKGVENAKKRLRAFSIQKKSPMAPVPVPKAISGGNTTVFIGKLSHVKTTPKVEKPDDAEQKKPPKPPKPGQARKTMQDSYTELQKRTLHEIEDMKRKMELVDLGIPLGLICPSATNDKAMPTKAMPPIKTFLDPSKLDEIIREAKKAKAEGREFKFDYQKILPDYDNPFQRKKDEIEKVRKISEDRDRDRDIRKKLDKERDKSRRKSDKYDKDSRRHSSHRRDDKDKRKDDKDKYRDRDRDRDKSREKTEEKREDKKDERKEDRKDEKKEKEQTPVAKKKSDKPSEKDPKETDVNLSEYLVCDSWSLDNEDRPNFSPKTDDKLKNIPIPKEVKPKETTEAKKDTTDSPKTTPAKKIEKLQPVIDSFKFEIDPNDDELLDMFDESSDIEKFATKTRKKDDSSMFDSPIDMKIFDFDQSKGSDVLTDDTFLESVINEIKQENMSDEDSQDKGLVEYDSPSKESQSPRVERISITPELDERMFVNLQSSRSDYSDGYRSTESGYKSTESGYKSSASSKGDSYRASVEKELVGNFNKFTVDSLETWSFVLKICQPLLFRHDNTKCFRYTRTMPKIWYSEKAKICPCVKDREIVYNELETCKMNLVDRVYGCDQIPEVELPKSRTWYPRFANCLSESNALTPIVPASDWEADDSQNETPLVKDKRRSSTPQRSEEVYLDREYQRFMEAVWPDVAESKAGTPRSTTPVRQENRKKKVEDKEGEAEDKKKAKKMKLSSEGWSQESDIEEEVEKSKKIKDKKIRKRKHSSSLSESDEAGKKKKKSMKKKQKDSSKAKTKLAKRRRLSKKYLKKLKEKQKKKKKNESEDEDEEKENKKKEKKLKRKKLQKKKKAQKKKKAKAKSSSSSSSSTTSSSSSDTDSEAEKRKKKKKNAELKKKKRKQSSSESTQSEELFDVNILNNIKTERLTDDEKKQSLVFSPRRQKPREIINVKELQNDFVGNNIHIKKEVEETRQEVVKMADIELEEKEFATESDSVIEPVVPEVTEVHEIKEEISFQEIPLPAPKQTEKQHTDHIADTHTDTTIQTHKDVIEPSTPTPTDLYDPTKPDTSPSPPDKESQESQEPLQPHVDQPLLEESNLSQSSQESTTSKDIPYEKDDSHLRPSSQNSNYSFNDVINASQHYQKDEEDKFQEYEQGNYEMYEQLAMAYQSDVAKQSTPSTGEDPFFASQRIETVVRARSRGEIKCDWRAGDEPSTPVPNNNQRPSRWGLKPGQVNIVLTGGDDYPPRNEEPVYQIQTIANRSENNSSGSYDEAYEDMYGASDRLQYGDCFNTDIEPQPAEESNEPIKHKSSLDDRIDQALRTTVLGEVAKEAEEDGDKDGPEKGILVTKAENRGAKRVSFADGYKPGQDSDVEEPPVRKKKKPRRFGCAWPCPATHIDHVPLWDALPPPPPPPGSPPPNIRLAMQMMIQAPMLQQQNMMQPPMMQQTPNMMQQPPNMLQQPPNMLQQPPNMLQQPPQLLQQPPNMLQQPPQMLQQPPQLLQQPPQMLQQPGVKPMMSAPFPMPSKLDPSVSLPNFLPPEPPPSLLTFPITSIKTNIN; encoded by the exons ATGGATTGCGAAGGGATATTAAAGGCTGGATCGGAGTCCCAGGACTCTGATGAGCCGGCACCGCCAGGTATTTCCAAGGCCGACTTTAATAAG TCTGACATTGGAATACCAACATCCTCAACTCCGAAACCAAGTACGAGTACCATCGGCTTCAAGCTTGTCCCGTCGCAGAAAGGAGTAGAGAATGCCAAGAAGAGATTGAGAGCATTCTCCATACAGAAGAAGAGTCCTATGGCACCTGTTCCTGTACCCAAAGCCATTAGCGGTGGAA ATACAACAGTGTTCATCGGTAAACTAAGTCATGTGAAGACTACTCCGAAGGTGGAGAAGCCTGATGATGCAGAACAGAAGAAGCCGCCAAAGCCTCCGAAACCTGGACAGGCTAGGAAAACTATGCAAG ATTCCTACACAGAACTCCAAAAGCGTACATTACATGAGATAGAAGATATGAAGCGTAAAATGGAACTCGTAGACTTGGGTATTCCTCTGGGTCTGATCTGCCCTAGTGCTACCAACGATAAGGCTATGCCTACCAAAGCTATGCCGCCTATCAAGACATTTTTGg ATCCGTCTAAATTAGATGAAATTATTAGAGAAGCTAAAAAAGCCAAAGCTGAAGGCAGAGAGTTCAAATTTGATTACCAAAAGATATTACCAGATTACGACAACCCTTTCCAACGTAAAAAAGatgaaattgaaaaagttaGAAAGATAAGTGAAGATAgggatagagatagagatataAGGAAAAAGTTAGATAAGGAAAGAGATAAGAGTAGGAGAAAGAGTGATAAGTATGATAAAGATTCTAGAAGACATTCAAGTCATAGAAGAGATGATAAAGATAAGAGAAAAGATGACAAAGATAAATATAGAGATAgggatagagatagagataaaTCAAGAGAAAAAACTGAAGAAAAGAGAGAGGACAAGAAAGATGAAAGGAAAGAAGATAGGAAAGATGAGAAAAAAGAGAAAGAACAAACTCCAGTAGCTAAGAAGAAATCAGACAAACCTTCTGAAAAAGACCCAAAAGAAACTGATGTGAATCTGAGTGAATATCTGGTTTGTGATAGTTGGTCCTTAGACAACGAAGACAGGCCAAATTTCAGTCCAAAAACAGATGACAAACTCAAAAACATACCAATACCGAAAGAAGTAAAACCTAAAGAAACAACAGAAGCTAAAAAAGATACAACAGACAGTCCAAAAACGACTCCAGCTAAAAAAATCGAGAAGCTACAACCAGTAATCGATTCGTTTAAATTCGAAATCGATCCAAACGATGACGAGTTACTCGATATGTTCGATGAGAGTTCGGATATCGAGAAATTCGCAACAAAAACTCGTAAGAAGGATGATAGTAGTATGTTTGATTCTCCGATAGACATGAAGATATTTGATTTCGATCAGAGTAAAGGATCTGACGTGTTAACAGATGATACGTTTTTAGAATCAGTCATAAATGAGATTAAACAAGAGAATATGAGTGACGAAGACAGTCAGGACAAAGGTTTAGTAGAGTATGACTCTCCTTCGAAAGAGAGTCAGAGTCCTAGAGTAGAGAGAATCTCTATAACTCCAGAATTAGATGAGAGGATGTTTGTGAATCTCCAGTCTAGTAGGAGTGATTATTCCGACGGGTATCGGTCTACTGAAAGTGGGTATAAGTCTACTGAGTCTGGGTATAAGTCCAGTGCCAGTAGCAAAGGGGATAGCTACCGGGCGTCCGTTGAAAAAGAGTTAGTGGGCAACTTCAATAAGTTCACCGTTGATTCGCTGGAGACTTGGAGTTTTGTGCTGAAGATCTGTCAGCCGTTGCTGTTCAGACATGATAATACTAAGTGTTTTAG gTACACACGCACTATGCCCAAAATCTGGTATTCAGAGAAGGCCAAAATATGTCCGTGCGTGAAGGACCGTGAGATTGTCTACAACGAACTTGAGACGTGTAAGATGAATCTGGTCGACCGAGTCTATGGATGTGACca GATACCAGAAGTGGAGCTCCCCAAATCGAGGACTTGGTACCCACGTTTCGCGAACTGTCTCTCCGAATCCAATGCCCTCACTCCCATAGTCCCGGCGAGCGACTGGGAGGCAGACGACAGTCAGAACGAAACTCCTCTTGTCAAG GACAAGAGGAGGTCAAGCACTCCTCAACGAAGCGAGGAGGTATACCTGGATAGAGAGTATCAGAG GTTCATGGAAGCCGTATGGCCAGATGTAGCAGAGTCCAAAGCTGGTACTCCCAGAAGTACGACGCCAGTCAGACAGGAGAACAGAAAGAAGAAAGTGGAAGATAAAGAAGGCGAGGCAGAAGACAAGAAGAAAGCTAAGAAGATGAAGTTGAGTAGTGAAGGGTGGAGTCAGGAGTCGGATATTGAAGAGGAGGTGGAGAAAAG CAAAAAGATTAAAGATAAGAAAATACGCAAGAGGAAGCACTCGTCTTCACTGTCTGAGAGCGATGAGGCTGgcaagaagaaaaagaagtcTATGAAGAAGAAACAGAag GATAGCtcaaaagcaaaaacaaaattagcGAAACGTCGACGGCTaagtaagaaatatttaaagaagttgaaggaaaaacagaagaaaaagaagaagaatgaGTCAGAAGATGAGGACGAAGAAAAAG aaaacaaaaagaaagagAAGAAATTGAAAAGGAAGAAActacaaaagaaaaagaaagctCAAAAGAAGAAAAAGGCGAAAGCTAAGTCTTCTAGCAGTTCGTCATCCTCTACAACATCCAGTAGCTCTTCAGACACCGACTCCGAAGCAGAGAagagaaagaagaaaaagaaaaatgcagAACTAAAAAAGAAGAAACGGAAACAGTCTTCTTCTGAGTCCACTCAAAGCGAAGAGTTATTCGACGTCAATATACTGAATAATATCAAAACGGAACGATTGACGGACGATGAGAAAAAACAATCGTTAGTCTTCTCCCCAAGAAGACAGAAACCGAGAGAGATAATCAACGTGAAAGAATTACAAAATGATTTTGTAGgtaacaatatacatattaaaaaagaagTAGAAGAGACTAGACAAGAGGTAGTTAAAATGGCGGACATAGAGTTGGAAGAGAAGGAGTTTGCGACGGAATCTGACTCGGTAATCGAACCCGTTGTACCTGAGGTCACTGAAGTACATGAGATTAAAGAGGAGATCTCTTTCCAG GAGATCCCGTTGCCCGCGCCAAAACAAACAGAGAAACAGCATACAGATCACATTGCCGACACACACACGGATACGACGATACAGACACataaa GACGTAATCGAACCTAGTACCCCGACTCCGACAGACTTATACGACCCTACTAAACCCGACACATCACCGTCACCGCCAGATAAA GAATCCCAAGAAAGCCAAGAACCGCTACAACCTCACGTGGACCAACCACTACTCGAAGAGTCCAACCTATCCCAATCCTCACAAGAGTCCACGACCAGCAAAGACATTCCTTACGAAAAGGACGACAGCCACCTTCGACCCTCATCACAGAACTCCAATTATAGCTTCAATGACGTCATCAACGCCAGTCAGCATTACCAGAAAGATGAGGAAGACAAATTCCAGGAGTATGAGCAAGGGAACTATGAGATGTATGAACAGCTCGCTATGGCTTACCAAAGTGATGTCGCTAAACAG TCGACACCATCAACCGGTGAGGATCCATTCTTCGCATCCCAGCGTATTGAGACAGTGGTACGGGCGCGGTCGCGAGGGGAGATCAAGTGCGACTGGCGCGCGGGAGACGAACCCAGTACCCCTGTACCTAATAACAACCAACGACCTTCTAGATGGG GTCTAAAACCAGGGCAGGTGAACATAGTGCTGACGGGTGGGGATGACTACCCGCCGCGCAATGAGGAGCCGGTCTACCAGATACAGACCATTGCTAACAGGAGCGAGAACAACAGCTCGGG TAGCTACGATGAAGCATACGAAGACATGTACGGTGCGTCCGACAGGTTGCAGTACGGAGATTGTTTCAACACGGACATCGAACCCCAACCCGCCGAGGAGAGCAACGAGCCTATTAAACACAAGAGCAGCCTGGATGACAGGATAGATCAAGCTTTGAGAACTACAG TGCTCGGTGAAGTGGCCAAGGAGGCTGAGGAGGACGGAGACAAGGACGGCCCGGAGAAAGGAATCCTAGTCAC TAAAGCGGAAAACCGTGGAGCTAAGCGAGTGAGCTTCGCGGACGGCTACAAGCCCGGCCAGGACTCGGACGTCGAAGAACCGCCTGTTAGGAAG aaGAAGAAGCCACGTCGCTTCGGCTGCGCATGGCCGTGTCCCGCGACTCACATCGACCACGTCCCACTGTGGGACGCCCTGCCCCCACCACCGCCACCACCCGGGTCGCCACCCCCCAACATACGACTAGCCATGCAGATGATGATACAAGCACCCATGCTACAGCAACAGAACATGATGCAACCTCCCATGATGCAACAAACACCAAACATGATGCAACAACCGCCTAACATGTTGCAGCAACCGCCGAACATGTTACAGCAACCTCCGAACATGTTGCAGCAACCGCCTCAGTTGTTGCAACAGCCTCCAAATATGTTGCAACAGCCGCCGCAAATGTTACAGCAGCCTCCGCAACTGTTGCAGCAACCTCCACAGATGTTGCAGCAACCGGGCGTCAAGCCTATGATGTCGGCACCATTCCCTATGCCTTCGAAATTAG ACCCCAGCGTATCGTTACCAA